A region of Curvibacter sp. AEP1-3 DNA encodes the following proteins:
- a CDS encoding nucleoside hydrolase, with product MSTNSSALAARKVIYDTDPGVDDAMALYYALAHPGIDVVGITTTFGNVTVEQAATNGLYLTEIAGRKIPVTLGVKTPWLKAPGTPPDFIHGGDGLGNLPSRVATTSVLDPRPSAQFIVDMARAHPGEITLVAVGPLGNLATALKLEPKLPQLLQEVIIMGGTIVEPGNVSPVAEANIWNDPHSADFVFTAGWKLTMVGLDVTHQLIVPLALFKKVADHHKHVATDTLHHAVSFYADFYSGIYPHVAKIHGCFGHDVLAFVALTNPELFEIQTGRIRVATEGPANGQTMMRRKDIFYPQPGWGDEVPDTHACLQLKADEALQLIESTLMSNWL from the coding sequence ATGAGCACCAATTCCTCTGCGCTCGCCGCACGCAAAGTCATCTATGACACCGACCCCGGTGTCGATGATGCAATGGCTCTCTATTACGCGCTGGCTCACCCCGGCATCGACGTCGTGGGCATCACCACCACCTTTGGCAACGTCACCGTGGAGCAAGCAGCTACCAACGGCCTGTACCTGACCGAGATTGCCGGTCGCAAAATTCCAGTGACCCTGGGCGTCAAAACCCCCTGGCTCAAAGCGCCCGGCACACCTCCTGACTTCATCCATGGTGGCGACGGCTTGGGCAACCTGCCCTCCCGCGTGGCGACCACCAGTGTGCTGGACCCCCGTCCGTCCGCGCAATTCATCGTGGACATGGCCCGCGCCCATCCCGGTGAAATCACACTGGTCGCTGTCGGCCCCTTGGGTAACCTCGCCACTGCGCTCAAGCTGGAGCCGAAGCTGCCCCAGCTGCTGCAAGAAGTCATCATCATGGGCGGCACCATCGTGGAGCCGGGCAACGTGTCCCCCGTGGCGGAAGCCAATATCTGGAACGACCCGCACTCCGCCGACTTTGTTTTCACCGCCGGCTGGAAGCTCACCATGGTGGGTTTGGATGTGACCCATCAGCTGATCGTGCCCTTGGCCCTGTTCAAAAAAGTGGCAGACCACCACAAGCACGTCGCTACCGACACTCTGCACCACGCAGTAAGCTTCTACGCGGACTTCTACAGCGGCATCTACCCGCATGTGGCCAAAATCCACGGCTGCTTCGGACACGACGTGCTGGCCTTTGTGGCGCTCACCAACCCCGAACTGTTTGAAATCCAGACCGGCCGCATCCGCGTGGCGACGGAAGGCCCCGCCAACGGCCAGACCATGATGCGCCGCAAGGACATCTTCTACCCCCAACCCGGTTGGGGCGACGAAGTGCCTGACACCCACGCCTGCTTGCAGCTCAAGGCCGATGAGGCTTTGCAGCTGATTGAATCCACCCTGATGTCCAACTGGCTGTAA
- a CDS encoding ribokinase: protein MILVAGSANLDFVVRAHHIPAPGETVLGRDFQTFPGGKGANQAVASARAGGAVTHMLLGLGQDAFATPLENSLQSAGVQMHIVRTPDQPTGTAFICVSDDAENAITVAPGANAELRPEHLPSLAGFTHLLLQLETPLDTVTSYARAARAQGVQVVLNAAPARALPSELLAQVDVLVVNEGELAVVSGHEGSIADCLARVAVPTVVVTLGHRGSCARHNGAFALQSAFPISPVDTTGAGDTFCGSLVAALSQGQPLADALRFASAASAIACTRWGAQSSIPETTEVEALLASTPSTSAEEALALRAFCGLN, encoded by the coding sequence ATGATACTTGTGGCTGGCTCTGCCAATCTGGACTTTGTGGTCCGCGCCCATCACATTCCCGCCCCGGGCGAAACCGTACTCGGGCGCGATTTCCAAACCTTCCCCGGAGGCAAAGGCGCCAACCAGGCAGTGGCCAGTGCCCGGGCGGGCGGAGCCGTCACCCACATGCTGCTCGGCTTGGGTCAGGACGCGTTTGCGACCCCGCTTGAAAACTCCCTCCAATCGGCTGGCGTGCAGATGCACATCGTGCGTACACCCGATCAACCTACCGGGACCGCCTTTATCTGCGTCTCGGACGATGCGGAAAACGCCATTACGGTGGCTCCGGGCGCAAATGCCGAGTTGCGCCCGGAACATTTGCCATCTTTGGCGGGCTTCACACACCTTTTGCTCCAACTCGAAACCCCATTGGACACGGTCACGTCATACGCCCGTGCCGCGCGCGCCCAAGGAGTTCAGGTCGTTTTGAACGCAGCACCCGCCCGCGCTTTGCCATCAGAGCTGTTGGCCCAGGTAGATGTACTGGTAGTCAACGAAGGTGAACTGGCCGTGGTTTCGGGTCATGAAGGCAGCATTGCCGACTGCCTGGCCCGTGTGGCGGTGCCTACCGTGGTGGTCACTTTGGGGCACCGGGGAAGCTGCGCGCGCCACAACGGTGCGTTCGCGCTACAAAGCGCATTCCCCATTTCACCGGTGGACACTACGGGTGCCGGCGACACCTTCTGCGGCAGCCTGGTCGCCGCGCTCAGCCAGGGCCAGCCACTGGCCGACGCCCTTCGGTTTGCCAGCGCCGCCAGCGCCATAGCGTGCACCCGCTGGGGCGCACAGTCCAGCATTCCAGAAACCACGGAGGTCGAAGCCCTCTTGGCGTCTACGCCCTCGACCAGCGCAGAAGAGGCACTCGCATTGCGCGCCTTTTGCGGCCTGAACTGA
- a CDS encoding carbohydrate kinase family protein: MTSVAPDVLCPVTVVGGANMDISAKAGSVMRAGDSTPGAIHYSPGGVGRNIAENLARLGVSVDLVSVVGDDAFGKQLLASTAAAGVGVSSVVTVPGRRTATYLAMHQPDGEVAMAVNDMGILESLTPSACALAPALKNSGAWLLLDCNLPEATIAHLLSLGRKVAVDGVSVAKCRRIAEALSSIHLLKLNHLEAAALSGLPVGTLEQCIAAVQHFLDSGVKRVLISFGASGSAWGQRGEGPVFRPSRSVPVVSSTGAGDALLSGLVASLVRGSPMKDAVDYGVACAELTLSSTFANSPELTHAAVRQQMGLPA; the protein is encoded by the coding sequence ATGACTTCTGTTGCGCCTGATGTTCTTTGCCCCGTCACCGTTGTCGGGGGCGCCAACATGGATATCAGTGCCAAAGCGGGCAGCGTCATGCGTGCGGGTGACTCAACGCCTGGCGCCATTCATTACTCACCGGGGGGCGTTGGCCGCAACATTGCCGAAAACCTCGCGCGCTTGGGTGTTTCCGTCGACTTGGTATCAGTAGTCGGTGATGACGCGTTTGGCAAACAACTGCTCGCCAGCACCGCCGCGGCGGGAGTAGGTGTTTCATCCGTAGTAACCGTGCCAGGCCGACGCACTGCAACCTACCTGGCCATGCACCAACCTGACGGCGAGGTGGCCATGGCCGTGAATGACATGGGCATTCTGGAAAGCCTGACACCATCAGCGTGCGCCCTTGCACCTGCGCTGAAAAACTCAGGTGCATGGCTGCTTCTCGATTGCAATTTGCCTGAGGCGACGATCGCTCACCTTCTGAGTCTTGGCCGAAAGGTGGCTGTGGATGGGGTATCGGTGGCCAAGTGCAGGCGCATTGCCGAGGCGCTGTCATCCATCCATTTGCTCAAGCTCAACCACTTGGAAGCTGCAGCTTTGAGCGGTCTTCCTGTGGGTACCCTTGAGCAATGCATTGCGGCGGTTCAGCATTTCCTTGATTCGGGCGTTAAGCGGGTACTTATCAGTTTTGGTGCATCCGGATCAGCGTGGGGGCAGCGTGGGGAGGGGCCTGTATTCCGGCCGTCCCGTAGCGTTCCGGTGGTCAGCAGTACGGGAGCAGGGGACGCATTGTTATCCGGGTTAGTGGCTTCCCTGGTGCGTGGTTCACCTATGAAAGATGCCGTGGATTACGGTGTGGCCTGCGCAGAGCTCACACTTTCAAGTACATTCGCCAACTCTCCGGAATTGACACATGCCGCCGTGCGGCAGCAAATGGGCCTACCAGCATGA
- a CDS encoding pseudouridine-5'-phosphate glycosidase: MTLNPYLDIAPEVRHALDHGIPVVALESTIISHGMPYPQNVKTALMVEAEVRAHGAVPATIAIVNGRLKAGLSEADIEQLGRSGREVVKVSRRDVPFIVAAGATGATTVASTMIIAAMAGIRVFATGGIGGVHRGAQESFDVSADLQELARTPVAVVCAGAKSILDLRLTLEYLETHGVPVVGYQTSSLPAFFTRDSAFQVDYRLDTPSAIAQVLHAKWSMGLDGGMVIANPIPPEFAMPRDAIDAAIEQALAEAKAQGVGGKESTPFLLARVCELTGGDSLASNIQLVLNNARLASAIGTSLLEAERRTL, from the coding sequence ATGACATTGAACCCCTATTTAGACATCGCACCCGAAGTGCGCCACGCCTTGGACCACGGGATTCCCGTGGTGGCCTTGGAGTCGACGATCATTTCCCACGGCATGCCTTATCCGCAAAACGTAAAGACCGCATTGATGGTGGAGGCCGAGGTTCGTGCGCATGGCGCGGTTCCTGCGACCATCGCCATCGTGAATGGCCGGCTTAAAGCAGGCCTGTCTGAAGCAGATATCGAGCAACTGGGCCGTAGCGGGCGCGAGGTGGTGAAGGTAAGCCGCCGTGATGTGCCCTTTATTGTGGCTGCCGGCGCCACGGGAGCGACCACTGTGGCATCCACCATGATCATCGCGGCGATGGCCGGCATTCGCGTGTTCGCCACAGGTGGCATCGGCGGTGTACACCGTGGCGCTCAAGAAAGTTTTGACGTGTCTGCAGACTTGCAGGAACTGGCTCGCACGCCGGTCGCCGTGGTATGTGCCGGCGCCAAGTCCATCCTGGATTTGCGCTTGACGCTGGAATACCTGGAAACGCACGGCGTACCCGTGGTGGGCTACCAGACCTCTTCACTGCCGGCCTTTTTCACACGCGATAGCGCGTTCCAAGTGGATTACCGCCTGGACACTCCCTCCGCAATTGCTCAAGTACTGCACGCCAAGTGGAGTATGGGTCTGGACGGTGGCATGGTAATTGCAAATCCCATCCCTCCTGAATTTGCCATGCCGCGGGATGCGATTGACGCAGCTATTGAGCAGGCGCTTGCGGAAGCCAAGGCACAAGGCGTGGGTGGCAAAGAGTCCACTCCGTTTTTGTTGGCACGGGTTTGCGAGTTGACCGGCGGGGACAGTCTGGCGTCCAACATCCAGTTGGTGCTCAACAATGCCCGATTGGCGAGCGCGATCGGGACATCGTTGTTGGAGGCGGAGCGCAGAACTTTGTAA
- a CDS encoding BMP family lipoprotein: protein MNVKSPVRMTLLAATLAASFQAIAADPAVVFDMGGKFDKSFNEAAYNGIEKWKKETGKKYLSFEITNESQREQAIRRMAERGASPIIGIGFGQASSIEKVAKEFPKLQFAIIDMVVDLPNVQSVVFKEQEGSFLVGTIAAMASKTGKVGFVGGMDIPLIRKFECGYKQGALFANPKAEVVGNMTGTTGAAWNDPARGGELAKAQFSQGVDVVFAAAGGTGIGVYQAAKDSGKLAIGVDSNQNHLQPGTMLTSMLKRVDTAVYNVAKGHKAGMTVLGLKEGGVDYAVDANNAKLITPEMKKKVEAAKADIISGKIKVADFMADNACKL, encoded by the coding sequence ATGAACGTTAAATCTCCTGTACGCATGACACTGTTGGCCGCTACCTTGGCCGCCAGTTTCCAGGCTATCGCGGCAGACCCTGCCGTTGTGTTCGACATGGGCGGCAAGTTCGACAAGTCTTTCAACGAAGCGGCTTACAACGGTATCGAAAAGTGGAAAAAGGAAACAGGCAAGAAGTACCTGTCTTTCGAAATCACCAACGAGTCCCAGCGCGAGCAGGCCATCCGCCGCATGGCAGAGCGTGGCGCCAGCCCCATCATCGGCATTGGTTTCGGCCAGGCTTCCAGCATTGAAAAAGTGGCCAAGGAATTCCCCAAGCTGCAATTCGCCATCATTGACATGGTTGTAGACCTGCCTAACGTGCAGTCCGTCGTGTTCAAGGAGCAAGAAGGTAGCTTCCTGGTGGGTACGATCGCTGCTATGGCCAGCAAGACCGGCAAGGTCGGTTTCGTCGGCGGCATGGACATTCCCTTGATCCGCAAGTTTGAGTGCGGCTACAAGCAGGGCGCCCTGTTTGCCAACCCCAAGGCTGAAGTTGTCGGCAACATGACCGGCACCACAGGTGCAGCATGGAACGACCCCGCACGCGGCGGTGAATTGGCCAAAGCCCAATTCTCTCAAGGTGTGGACGTGGTCTTCGCGGCTGCCGGCGGCACCGGTATTGGTGTGTATCAAGCGGCCAAAGACAGCGGCAAGCTGGCGATCGGTGTGGACAGCAACCAGAACCACCTGCAACCCGGCACCATGTTGACCTCCATGCTCAAGCGCGTGGATACCGCGGTGTACAACGTTGCCAAGGGCCACAAGGCTGGCATGACTGTGTTGGGTCTGAAAGAAGGCGGCGTGGACTACGCTGTGGATGCCAACAACGCCAAGTTGATTACGCCTGAAATGAAGAAGAAGGTGGAAGCAGCCAAGGCTGACATCATCAGCGGCAAGATCAAGGTTGCAGACTTCATGGCAGATAACGCCTGCAAACTGTAA
- a CDS encoding ABC transporter ATP-binding protein — protein MQGINKRFGAVAANADVDLRVAAGTVHGIVGENGAGKSTLMSILYGFYQADSGVIEVQGRRVIIRNADDAIAQGIGMVHQHFMLVDTLTALENVMLGAEPHWLLQKADASVRSKLDTLMQATGLQVQLDSLVADLPVGDRQRLEILKALYRGAKILILDEPTAVLTPQETEHLFKVLRVLRSQGTTILLITHKLKEVMGLCDNVTVMRGGRVVQELPIAQASVESLAEAMVGRKVHMGRLEGEARKAGDTLLSVRNVVVKDALQVVRLHGLNLDLRAGEIVGVAGVSGNGQSELLDVLSGLLTPDSGSLVLGAAQFEAPRWLDPQKARELGLAHVPEDRHARAMVMDFVAWESAVLGYDGLPEYSSGGWMSHAGMRKATAALMERFDVRPRDPELKSSKFSGGNQQKLVLARELGQAPKVLLVGQPTRGVDIGAIEFIYSQLRAMRDAGCAVLVVSSELDEILALSDRVIVMNQGRVTGELAIEDCTEAGIGLLMTGGPQ, from the coding sequence ATGCAGGGTATCAACAAGCGTTTCGGCGCAGTTGCAGCCAATGCAGATGTGGATTTGCGTGTAGCCGCCGGTACGGTGCACGGGATCGTGGGCGAGAACGGCGCGGGCAAGAGCACCTTGATGTCCATTTTGTACGGCTTTTATCAGGCCGATAGCGGCGTGATTGAGGTGCAAGGCCGGCGCGTGATTATTCGCAATGCAGATGACGCCATTGCGCAGGGAATCGGCATGGTCCACCAGCACTTCATGCTCGTGGACACTTTGACGGCCTTGGAAAACGTCATGCTCGGTGCCGAGCCTCATTGGCTGCTCCAAAAGGCGGATGCCTCGGTGCGCAGCAAGCTGGATACCTTGATGCAGGCCACGGGTTTGCAAGTGCAGCTGGATAGTCTGGTTGCTGACCTGCCAGTGGGTGACCGGCAACGACTGGAGATTCTCAAGGCCTTGTACCGCGGCGCCAAAATTCTGATTCTGGATGAGCCCACTGCGGTGTTGACTCCGCAGGAAACTGAGCATTTGTTCAAGGTGTTGCGGGTGCTCCGCAGCCAGGGAACCACCATTTTGTTGATCACCCACAAACTTAAGGAAGTGATGGGTTTGTGTGACAACGTGACCGTCATGCGCGGTGGGCGGGTGGTTCAGGAATTGCCGATCGCGCAGGCCTCGGTGGAAAGTCTGGCTGAAGCCATGGTGGGCCGTAAGGTACACATGGGGCGGCTGGAGGGCGAAGCCCGCAAGGCTGGCGATACGCTGCTGTCCGTGCGCAATGTGGTGGTGAAAGACGCTCTGCAGGTCGTGCGCCTTCATGGTCTGAACCTGGACTTGCGTGCCGGCGAAATTGTCGGTGTGGCTGGGGTTTCCGGCAATGGGCAGAGCGAGTTACTGGATGTGCTGTCCGGGTTGCTGACTCCAGATTCCGGCAGTTTGGTGCTGGGTGCGGCCCAGTTTGAGGCGCCCCGATGGCTGGATCCCCAAAAGGCACGAGAGCTGGGCCTGGCCCATGTGCCGGAAGACCGCCACGCGCGTGCCATGGTGATGGACTTCGTGGCCTGGGAATCTGCAGTGCTGGGCTACGATGGCCTGCCGGAGTACTCCAGCGGCGGCTGGATGTCGCATGCCGGCATGCGCAAAGCCACTGCGGCATTGATGGAGCGCTTTGATGTGCGCCCACGTGACCCTGAGCTCAAGAGCAGCAAATTCTCCGGTGGCAATCAGCAGAAGCTGGTGCTTGCGCGCGAACTGGGGCAGGCGCCGAAAGTCTTGTTGGTCGGTCAACCCACGCGTGGGGTGGACATCGGTGCGATTGAATTCATATATTCCCAGCTGCGGGCCATGCGCGATGCCGGCTGCGCGGTGCTGGTGGTTTCGAGCGAACTGGACGAAATCCTGGCGCTTTCAGACAGAGTGATTGTGATGAACCAAGGTCGGGTGACGGGTGAGTTGGCCATTGAAGATTGCACCGAGGCAGGTATCGGCCTCTTGATGACGGGAGGCCCGCAATGA
- a CDS encoding ABC transporter permease: MNANYTLPRWADLVLLPAVCLAVALLAAAGVVALVGQDPAEVLSVLVNGAFGSQRGISYTLYYATTFIFTGLAVAVAFHGGLFNIGGEGQAILGGLGTGLVALWLSNSLPAWAMLPLMLVSGALFGAAWAAVPAYLQAYRGSHVVITTIMFNFIASSLLVYLLVNVLRPAGSMAVETAAFAASAKLPSMQDALAALGIEWDASPLNTSLILALLASLAVYLFLWRTRAGYRLRAVGSSQSAAEYAGINVRHQIVIAMAISGALAGMVGMNEIAGVNGKLLLEFVSGAGFTGIAVALMGRNHPVGIIFASVLFGALFQGGAEVAFEVPGFSREMVVMLQGFIVLFSGAMVYVIAPVLAWVLGKTSVIGVKSGVQHG, translated from the coding sequence ATGAACGCCAATTACACCTTGCCGCGTTGGGCGGATCTGGTGCTCTTGCCTGCGGTGTGTCTTGCCGTGGCTTTGTTGGCTGCGGCAGGCGTGGTCGCTTTGGTGGGGCAGGATCCTGCGGAAGTACTCTCGGTGCTGGTCAACGGCGCTTTCGGCAGCCAGCGGGGTATCAGCTATACCCTGTACTACGCCACTACTTTTATCTTTACCGGCCTCGCCGTTGCCGTGGCTTTCCACGGTGGCTTGTTCAATATCGGCGGTGAAGGTCAGGCGATTCTGGGAGGCCTGGGCACCGGTTTGGTTGCCCTGTGGCTATCAAACAGCCTTCCGGCTTGGGCCATGTTGCCTTTGATGCTGGTGAGTGGTGCCTTGTTCGGTGCGGCGTGGGCTGCGGTACCCGCTTATCTGCAAGCCTATCGCGGCAGTCATGTGGTGATCACGACCATCATGTTCAACTTTATCGCCAGCAGCTTGCTGGTTTACTTGTTGGTGAATGTGTTGCGCCCCGCCGGTTCCATGGCGGTGGAGACGGCGGCCTTTGCTGCATCGGCCAAATTGCCCAGCATGCAGGATGCGCTCGCTGCTTTGGGTATTGAGTGGGACGCTTCCCCTCTCAACACCAGTCTGATTCTGGCTCTGTTGGCCTCACTGGCGGTCTATCTGTTCCTCTGGCGTACGCGCGCTGGTTACCGTTTGCGGGCCGTCGGTTCCAGCCAAAGCGCTGCCGAGTATGCCGGCATCAACGTACGCCACCAAATCGTCATTGCCATGGCGATTTCCGGGGCGCTGGCAGGTATGGTGGGTATGAACGAGATTGCGGGTGTCAACGGCAAGCTGCTGTTGGAGTTCGTCAGTGGTGCAGGCTTTACCGGCATCGCAGTGGCCTTGATGGGGCGTAACCATCCGGTGGGGATTATTTTTGCGAGCGTGCTTTTCGGAGCCTTGTTCCAGGGTGGCGCGGAAGTGGCGTTCGAAGTACCGGGTTTCAGCCGGGAGATGGTGGTCATGTTGCAGGGTTTTATTGTGTTGTTCTCGGGCGCCATGGTGTACGTCATCGCACCGGTTCTGGCTTGGGTTTTGGGCAAGACCTCGGTGATAGGCGTGAAGTCGGGGGTGCAACATGGATGA
- a CDS encoding ABC transporter permease, giving the protein MDEALFAAMLASTLRVSTPLILCALAGMFSERSGVVDIGLEGKMLFAAFAAGAAGAAYQSTTLALLLGVMVAVVLSWMHGLACVSHKGDQVVSGVAINIIAAGMTVVLGIAWFAQGGQTPPVSTEVRIKALFPGLQEALAQVPFIGRVVGEGLLSHNALVYLALALVPVSWWVLFRTRFGLRLRAVGENPQMVDAAGVSVTGLRYAALTINGVLCGLAGSYLVLAQSANFSANMTAGRGFMALAALIFGRWHPVGAFWACLLFGFLDAAAIRLQGVQISGLGEVPVQLIQALPYLLTVILLAGFIGKAVAPQALGRPYSKER; this is encoded by the coding sequence ATGGATGAGGCATTGTTTGCGGCCATGTTGGCCTCTACCCTGCGGGTGTCCACGCCGCTGATCTTGTGCGCTTTGGCTGGCATGTTCTCTGAGCGCTCCGGTGTAGTGGACATTGGCTTGGAAGGCAAGATGCTGTTCGCAGCATTCGCAGCCGGTGCAGCCGGCGCAGCGTACCAGTCCACCACCTTGGCTCTATTGCTGGGCGTCATGGTGGCTGTCGTTTTGTCCTGGATGCACGGGTTGGCCTGCGTCAGCCACAAGGGTGATCAGGTGGTCTCGGGCGTGGCGATCAACATCATCGCGGCCGGGATGACCGTCGTACTGGGAATTGCCTGGTTTGCACAAGGTGGACAGACACCGCCTGTGAGTACCGAGGTGCGCATCAAGGCCCTGTTCCCGGGCTTGCAAGAGGCGCTTGCCCAAGTTCCGTTTATAGGTCGCGTAGTGGGGGAGGGCTTGCTGAGCCATAACGCACTGGTGTACCTGGCGCTGGCGCTGGTGCCGGTGTCATGGTGGGTGTTGTTCCGCACTCGCTTCGGTTTGCGCCTGCGTGCGGTAGGCGAGAACCCGCAAATGGTGGACGCAGCCGGAGTCTCGGTCACCGGGCTTCGTTATGCGGCATTAACCATCAACGGTGTGCTCTGCGGACTTGCGGGTAGTTATCTCGTGTTGGCTCAAAGCGCCAACTTCTCAGCCAATATGACGGCAGGGCGTGGATTCATGGCATTGGCGGCGCTGATTTTCGGTCGCTGGCATCCGGTCGGGGCGTTCTGGGCATGTTTGTTGTTCGGATTCCTTGATGCAGCCGCGATCCGTCTGCAAGGTGTTCAGATCAGCGGCTTGGGAGAGGTTCCTGTGCAGCTGATTCAAGCCTTGCCCTATTTGTTGACAGTGATTCTGTTGGCAGGGTTCATTGGCAAGGCCGTGGCACCCCAAGCCTTGGGCCGTCCTTACTCCAAGGAGCGTTGA
- a CDS encoding FAD-dependent oxidoreductase, with protein MATWLAWQADPQRPTMLHYVGHISLEDYEQYFSKPSLSTSDQYQALHKAASDRARGIHRLLLEKGQISLTLCIGDSKAFFADHHLFADTLWVDALPLDWDKWTAKALARLCRRGATLIAHVPEGPNAAWLQEAGFVQIAATPTSNALRATFDPPWKLGAKEPPVAKLRSSSTSHCCVVGAGISGASVAYALARRGWRVTVLDKAAHPAGGASGLPAGLVVPHISADDSPRSRLSRVGARLMLQHAEELLSHGADWAMSGVLEHRFSEGPDRSHTHAGWIKPRALVGAWLAHPCITVRYGADVHHLEHQDTTWSLLDAAGDKLLDADMVVFANAYGARAMLSASEMALHRAATLPLTLGDLQAVHGTASLGTVLKDVARAWGTLPHNGNGCFISIQQRGDTSFWLAGSSFEPDAEPTAATMGLHRIAPLSEQHANNLARLHVLLPEVGETLTPQFRGGGPDSWSGTRCVTHDRLPLAGPVDAQGRNGLWMQVGMGARGLTFSALGAELIAARICGEPWPVESSLARSMDSQRRRKRRALREVESDNT; from the coding sequence ATGGCCACCTGGCTGGCTTGGCAGGCGGATCCGCAGCGGCCGACCATGCTGCACTACGTGGGTCACATCAGCCTTGAGGACTACGAGCAATATTTCTCGAAGCCCTCTCTCAGTACATCCGATCAATATCAGGCGCTTCACAAAGCGGCATCAGACCGGGCGCGGGGCATTCACCGGCTGCTCCTTGAAAAAGGTCAGATCTCACTGACTCTGTGCATCGGCGATAGCAAAGCCTTCTTTGCAGACCACCACCTGTTTGCCGACACCCTTTGGGTGGATGCCCTCCCTCTGGATTGGGACAAATGGACCGCCAAGGCACTGGCACGTCTCTGTCGCCGTGGCGCGACTCTGATCGCCCACGTTCCCGAGGGGCCGAATGCGGCTTGGTTGCAAGAGGCGGGCTTTGTGCAGATCGCCGCAACACCCACATCGAACGCTCTTCGGGCGACTTTTGACCCGCCTTGGAAACTGGGCGCCAAAGAACCGCCAGTCGCGAAGTTGCGTTCTTCGTCCACCTCGCACTGTTGCGTGGTCGGTGCCGGCATTTCCGGCGCCAGTGTGGCGTACGCCTTGGCACGCAGGGGTTGGCGAGTGACGGTACTGGACAAAGCGGCACATCCGGCAGGCGGTGCATCAGGCCTACCCGCAGGTTTGGTTGTGCCTCACATCTCGGCGGATGACAGTCCACGCTCGCGGTTGTCGCGGGTTGGTGCCCGCCTGATGCTTCAACACGCAGAAGAGCTGCTAAGTCACGGCGCGGACTGGGCCATGAGTGGAGTCTTGGAGCACCGGTTCAGCGAGGGGCCTGACCGGTCGCATACCCATGCAGGCTGGATCAAGCCCCGTGCTTTGGTAGGTGCGTGGCTCGCCCATCCATGCATCACGGTGCGATATGGCGCCGACGTTCATCATTTGGAACATCAAGATACTACTTGGTCGCTATTGGATGCAGCAGGCGACAAGCTTTTGGATGCGGACATGGTGGTGTTTGCCAATGCCTATGGTGCACGAGCCATGCTCAGCGCCTCTGAGATGGCACTCCACAGAGCAGCGACCCTACCCCTCACACTGGGCGATCTGCAAGCCGTGCATGGCACCGCCAGCCTGGGAACGGTGCTGAAAGACGTAGCCCGTGCGTGGGGTACCCTGCCGCACAACGGCAATGGATGCTTTATCTCGATTCAGCAAAGGGGTGATACATCCTTTTGGCTGGCCGGCTCCAGCTTCGAGCCCGACGCAGAACCCACTGCCGCAACCATGGGCTTGCATCGAATCGCACCATTGTCGGAACAACATGCCAACAACCTGGCCCGGCTGCATGTGCTGTTGCCAGAAGTGGGCGAGACCTTGACTCCCCAGTTCCGCGGCGGGGGACCCGACAGCTGGTCGGGCACACGGTGTGTCACGCACGATCGCTTGCCGCTGGCCGGTCCCGTGGATGCGCAGGGGCGCAATGGTTTGTGGATGCAGGTGGGCATGGGGGCCCGTGGACTCACCTTCTCCGCATTGGGAGCGGAGCTGATCGCGGCCCGTATCTGTGGCGAGCCTTGGCCTGTCGAATCAAGTTTGGCCCGCTCCATGGACTCTCAGCGTCGACGAAAACGCCGCGCTTTACGCGAAGTGGAAAGTGATAACACCTAG
- a CDS encoding oxidative damage protection protein, with protein MARTVNCIKLGKEAEGLDFAPYPGELGKRIWESVSKEAWAAWLKHQTMLVNENRLNLADARARQYLARQMENHFFGDGADAAQGYVPPSA; from the coding sequence ATGGCACGCACCGTTAACTGTATCAAGCTGGGCAAAGAGGCTGAAGGCCTGGATTTTGCGCCCTACCCCGGTGAGCTGGGCAAACGCATCTGGGAAAGCGTGAGCAAAGAAGCCTGGGCGGCCTGGCTGAAGCACCAGACCATGCTGGTCAATGAAAACCGTCTGAACCTGGCCGACGCCCGCGCCCGCCAGTACCTCGCACGCCAGATGGAAAACCACTTCTTTGGCGACGGTGCCGACGCTGCACAAGGCTACGTTCCCCCCAGCGCCTGA